The proteins below are encoded in one region of Segatella copri:
- a CDS encoding thiazole synthase, with protein MEKLVIAGREFNSRLFLGTGKFNNNALMAEAIKASETEMVTVAMKRIELEDKQDDLLSHIVQNPNIQLLPNTSGVRNAEEAVFAAQMAREAFGTNWLKLEIHPDPRYLLPDSIETLKATEKLVKLGFVVLPYCQADPTLCKHLEEAGAATVMPLAAPIGTNKGLRMKDFLQIIIEQATVPVVVDAGIGAPSHAAEAMEMGASACLVNTAIAVAGDPVEMAKAFKEAVICGRRAYEAGLGAISDCAEASSPLTAFLND; from the coding sequence ATGGAAAAATTAGTAATCGCAGGCAGAGAGTTTAACTCCCGCCTCTTCTTGGGTACAGGAAAGTTTAACAACAATGCCCTCATGGCTGAAGCCATCAAAGCATCAGAAACAGAAATGGTTACTGTTGCTATGAAACGTATCGAACTCGAAGACAAGCAGGACGACCTGCTCTCTCATATCGTGCAGAATCCAAATATCCAGCTCCTTCCTAACACCAGTGGCGTGCGCAACGCCGAGGAGGCTGTCTTCGCTGCACAGATGGCTCGCGAGGCTTTCGGAACCAACTGGCTCAAACTCGAAATCCATCCAGACCCTCGCTATCTTCTTCCTGACTCTATCGAGACGCTGAAGGCTACCGAGAAACTGGTAAAGCTCGGTTTCGTGGTATTGCCATATTGCCAGGCAGACCCAACCCTCTGCAAGCACCTCGAAGAGGCTGGTGCTGCTACCGTGATGCCACTTGCTGCACCTATCGGTACCAACAAGGGATTGAGAATGAAGGACTTCCTGCAGATCATCATCGAGCAGGCTACTGTTCCAGTAGTAGTAGATGCAGGTATCGGTGCACCTAGCCACGCTGCCGAGGCTATGGAGATGGGTGCCAGCGCTTGCTTGGTTAACACAGCTATCGCCGTTGCCGGTGACCCTGTAGAGATGGCTAAGGCATTCAAGGAGGCAGTCATCTGCGGTCGCCGTGCTTACGAGGCAGGTCTCGGAGCCATCAGCGATTGTGCTGAGGCAAGTTCTCCTCTCACCGCATTCCTCAACGACTAA
- a CDS encoding RNA polymerase sigma factor: MKLESEKELLDDINSGSRAAMHRLYERYVGYAMAVALRYVPMRDDAEDVVQDSFIKVFSSISKFEYRGEGALQAWLLRIVTNEAVNFVRQQKRFTIVDEVPDDIEDEEPEVERIPPAELTRMIGELPDGYRLVLNMFVFEQKSHKEIAQLLGIKESSSASQYLRAKKLLGKKVKDYLSQADCSDNKELNHINEKSNE; the protein is encoded by the coding sequence TTGAAATTGGAATCGGAAAAGGAACTCTTAGACGACATCAATAGCGGCAGTCGGGCAGCCATGCACAGATTGTACGAACGCTATGTGGGGTATGCCATGGCGGTAGCGCTGAGGTATGTCCCTATGCGCGATGATGCTGAAGATGTAGTGCAAGATAGTTTTATAAAAGTCTTTTCCAGCATTTCAAAGTTTGAATATCGGGGTGAGGGCGCTCTTCAGGCTTGGCTCTTGCGGATAGTGACAAATGAAGCTGTCAACTTTGTAAGGCAGCAAAAGCGCTTCACTATCGTGGACGAAGTTCCCGATGATATTGAGGATGAAGAGCCTGAAGTAGAAAGAATTCCGCCTGCAGAACTGACAAGAATGATAGGAGAATTGCCTGATGGGTACAGACTGGTTCTTAACATGTTTGTTTTTGAACAGAAAAGCCATAAAGAAATTGCACAGCTGTTAGGCATCAAAGAAAGCAGTTCTGCTTCACAATATTTGCGGGCGAAAAAGCTGTTGGGCAAAAAGGTGAAAGATTATCTGAGCCAGGCAGATTGTAGTGATAATAAAGAGTTGAATCATATAAACGAGAAAAGTAATGAGTAA
- a CDS encoding GYF domain-containing protein — translation MMEYFIIENNGLQAGPFSLEQLVQKAITPETLVWAQGMKDWTPAWKIAELKTVLETIEAIKANTANKENAEGTSADAAGNNGTEAANFQAANQQGFQQAQQEAYQQGFQHGAAMNQGYRQEPEKKKSSKTLWKIILGLIVLLFLVFAITNPGPDAHKEKVKTEAAKAIDKATETSDNNFFTQSIRSIAKMMAGSAIDEVMNQLFEYHNYIVCSKGTVEFNGKQHTISFGILGSVYTMNADDMVKALEGADNLQIEETTSSSTDESPSVSDNSSDGSEEDGLGASVQKKLEDKANQAMDQAADKVSKKLEEKINKKLDEATDSSTVEKILDKILELI, via the coding sequence ATGATGGAATATTTTATCATTGAGAATAACGGACTGCAAGCGGGTCCATTCAGCCTGGAGCAACTCGTCCAGAAGGCTATCACACCCGAGACCCTTGTTTGGGCACAAGGCATGAAAGACTGGACTCCTGCTTGGAAAATAGCAGAACTGAAGACAGTTCTAGAAACTATAGAAGCAATCAAAGCTAATACAGCCAACAAAGAAAATGCAGAAGGAACATCAGCAGATGCAGCCGGCAACAACGGAACAGAAGCAGCAAACTTTCAGGCTGCAAACCAGCAGGGTTTCCAGCAGGCACAGCAGGAGGCTTACCAGCAAGGCTTTCAGCACGGCGCTGCCATGAACCAGGGCTACAGACAGGAACCGGAAAAGAAAAAATCGAGCAAGACCCTCTGGAAAATCATCTTAGGTCTTATCGTACTTCTCTTCCTGGTTTTCGCCATAACCAATCCAGGACCTGATGCCCACAAAGAAAAGGTAAAGACTGAGGCAGCCAAGGCTATCGACAAGGCTACAGAAACCAGTGATAACAACTTCTTCACCCAAAGCATCCGTTCCATTGCCAAAATGATGGCAGGAAGCGCTATCGATGAAGTGATGAACCAGCTCTTCGAATACCACAACTATATCGTATGCTCTAAGGGAACCGTTGAGTTTAATGGCAAGCAGCACACCATAAGCTTCGGAATCCTTGGCAGCGTTTACACGATGAATGCTGATGATATGGTGAAAGCGCTGGAAGGTGCCGACAATCTGCAGATAGAAGAAACCACCAGCTCATCAACCGATGAATCCCCTTCGGTAAGCGATAATAGCAGCGATGGTTCAGAAGAAGACGGACTGGGCGCTTCCGTTCAGAAGAAACTGGAAGATAAGGCAAACCAGGCCATGGATCAGGCTGCCGACAAGGTAAGCAAGAAACTGGAAGAGAAAATCAACAAGAAACTCGATGAAGCAACCGATTCTTCAACCGTAGAAAAGATTCTCGACAAGATTCTGGAACTGATCTAG
- the thiS gene encoding sulfur carrier protein ThiS has product MKVTINNKETETQAKTIRELAQELDLPATGVAVAISNEMVPRDEWENTIIAEGADIVIVKAFCGG; this is encoded by the coding sequence ATGAAAGTAACTATCAACAACAAAGAGACCGAGACACAGGCTAAAACCATCAGGGAGTTAGCCCAGGAACTCGATTTGCCAGCTACAGGAGTTGCTGTAGCTATCAGTAACGAAATGGTGCCTCGTGATGAATGGGAAAACACAATCATCGCAGAAGGAGCAGACATCGTTATCGTAAAAGCGTTCTGCGGAGGATAA
- the thiC gene encoding phosphomethylpyrimidine synthase ThiC gives MPNDKKAYAQREKAYMQGKLFPQIKVGMTKVNLTPTVVKDERGIPHTEPNAPVYIYDTSGPYSDPNYQVDLKKGLPRMREQWILDRNDTEQLKEVTSEYGKQRLADHSLDHLRFEHIQLPRRAQAGKHITQMAYAKAGIVTPEMEYVAIRENMNCQELGIDTHITPEYVRDEIARGRAVLPANINHPESEPMIIGRNFLVKINTNIGNSATTSSIEEEVDKAVWSCKWGGDTLMDLSTGDNIHETREWIVRNCPVPVGTVPIYQALEKVNGKVEDLNWEVFRDTLIEQCEQGVDYFTIHAGIRRHNVHLADSRLCGIVSRGGSIMSKWCLYHDQESFLYEHFDDICDIVAQYDVALSLGDGLRPGCIADANDAAQFAELDTMGELVTRAWDKNVQAFIEGPGHVPLQKIKENMERQLDHCHEAPFYTLGPLVTDIAPGYDHITSAIGGAQIAWLGTAMLCYVTPKEHLALPNKEDVRTGVVTYKIAAHAADLAKGHPGATIRDNALSKARFEFRWRDQFHLSLDPELALKYFEEAGHTDGEYCTMCGPNFCAAKLTHDLRKFKK, from the coding sequence ATGCCAAACGATAAGAAAGCTTACGCCCAGAGAGAAAAGGCGTATATGCAGGGAAAACTCTTCCCACAGATCAAGGTTGGAATGACCAAGGTAAACCTCACTCCTACTGTTGTGAAGGATGAGCGCGGCATTCCTCATACAGAGCCAAACGCTCCGGTTTACATCTACGATACCAGCGGTCCTTACAGCGACCCTAACTATCAGGTAGATTTGAAGAAGGGCTTGCCAAGAATGCGCGAGCAGTGGATTCTCGACCGCAACGATACCGAGCAGCTCAAGGAAGTTACCAGCGAGTATGGCAAGCAGCGCCTTGCTGACCATAGCCTCGACCACCTCCGCTTCGAGCACATCCAGTTGCCTCGCCGTGCACAGGCTGGCAAGCACATCACCCAGATGGCTTATGCCAAGGCTGGCATCGTAACTCCAGAGATGGAGTACGTGGCTATCCGCGAGAACATGAACTGCCAGGAGTTGGGCATCGATACCCATATCACCCCTGAATATGTGCGTGATGAGATTGCACGCGGACGTGCCGTTCTTCCTGCCAACATCAACCACCCGGAGAGCGAACCGATGATCATCGGCCGCAACTTCCTCGTGAAGATCAATACCAACATCGGTAACTCTGCCACTACCTCCAGCATCGAGGAAGAGGTGGATAAGGCTGTATGGTCTTGCAAGTGGGGAGGCGATACCTTGATGGACCTCTCTACCGGCGACAACATCCACGAAACCCGTGAATGGATTGTGCGCAACTGCCCTGTACCGGTAGGAACCGTGCCTATCTACCAGGCTTTGGAGAAGGTAAACGGCAAGGTAGAGGATTTGAACTGGGAGGTATTCCGTGATACCCTCATCGAGCAGTGCGAGCAGGGTGTTGACTACTTCACCATCCATGCCGGCATCCGTCGTCACAACGTGCATCTCGCCGACAGCCGTCTCTGCGGTATCGTGAGCCGTGGCGGTAGTATCATGAGCAAATGGTGTCTCTACCACGACCAGGAGAGCTTCCTCTATGAGCACTTCGACGATATCTGCGACATCGTGGCACAGTATGACGTTGCTCTCTCTTTGGGTGATGGTCTGCGCCCAGGCTGTATTGCCGATGCCAACGATGCAGCCCAGTTTGCCGAATTGGATACCATGGGCGAGCTTGTTACCCGTGCCTGGGACAAGAACGTACAGGCATTCATCGAGGGTCCTGGTCACGTGCCATTGCAGAAAATCAAAGAGAACATGGAGCGCCAGCTCGACCACTGTCACGAGGCACCATTCTACACCCTCGGCCCATTGGTTACCGATATCGCTCCAGGTTACGACCACATCACATCAGCCATCGGTGGCGCCCAGATAGCATGGCTCGGCACCGCAATGCTCTGCTATGTAACACCTAAGGAGCACCTCGCATTGCCTAACAAGGAAGATGTGCGCACAGGTGTGGTAACCTATAAGATTGCCGCTCATGCAGCCGATTTGGCTAAGGGTCATCCAGGTGCAACCATCCGCGACAACGCCCTCTCCAAGGCACGTTTCGAGTTCCGCTGGAGAGACCAGTTCCACCTCTCCCTCGACCCAGAGCTCGCCTTAAAGTATTTCGAGGAGGCAGGTCATACAGACGGTGAGTACTGCACCATGTGTGGTCCAAACTTCTGCGCCGCCAAGTTGACACACGATTTGAGAAAGTTTAAAAAGTAA
- the mazG gene encoding nucleoside triphosphate pyrophosphohydrolase, protein MVSNTGKGHTKEEKLAAFSRLLDVQDRLRLQCPWDKKQTFESLRPNTIEETFELCDALMKRDYKDIKKELGDVLEHVMFYSIIGREDGEFDICDVCNQEADKLMFRHPFINWKEEGNWTVSNPDMYINDEGQVVYRESEEAETGKAGTASSEETLALGASKPKTATSVEKTWEQIKQQEKDGNERVLSGVPNSLPSLIKAYRIQDKARNVGFDWKEKEDVWDKVQEELEELKVELAKGDKENSTQELGDFIFSVINAARLYKLNPDNALEKTNQKFIRRFNYVEDHSLKQGKNLKDMSLEEMDKLWNEAKLQEKKDDK, encoded by the coding sequence ATGGTTAGTAATACAGGAAAAGGACATACGAAAGAAGAAAAACTGGCGGCGTTCAGCCGCTTGCTGGATGTGCAGGACCGTTTGCGCCTGCAGTGTCCATGGGATAAAAAGCAGACATTCGAGAGTCTTCGTCCGAATACGATCGAGGAGACTTTCGAGCTTTGTGACGCCTTGATGAAGCGCGATTACAAGGATATCAAGAAGGAGTTGGGCGATGTGTTGGAGCACGTGATGTTCTATAGCATCATCGGCAGAGAAGACGGCGAGTTCGATATTTGCGATGTTTGCAATCAGGAGGCAGATAAATTGATGTTCCGCCATCCTTTCATCAACTGGAAGGAGGAAGGAAATTGGACGGTTTCGAATCCTGATATGTATATCAACGATGAGGGACAGGTGGTATATAGAGAGTCTGAAGAAGCAGAAACCGGGAAGGCTGGAACTGCCAGCTCGGAAGAAACCTTGGCTCTTGGCGCCAGCAAGCCGAAAACTGCTACTTCTGTTGAGAAAACCTGGGAACAGATTAAGCAGCAGGAGAAGGATGGAAATGAGCGGGTGTTGAGCGGTGTCCCTAATTCTCTTCCGTCTCTTATCAAGGCTTATCGCATTCAGGACAAGGCTAGAAATGTAGGCTTCGACTGGAAAGAAAAAGAAGATGTGTGGGACAAAGTGCAGGAGGAACTGGAAGAACTCAAGGTGGAACTGGCTAAAGGCGACAAAGAGAATTCTACCCAGGAATTGGGCGATTTCATCTTCTCTGTAATCAATGCAGCACGTCTCTATAAACTCAATCCGGATAATGCGCTTGAGAAAACCAACCAGAAGTTTATCCGCCGTTTCAACTACGTAGAAGATCATAGCTTAAAGCAAGGTAAAAACTTGAAAGATATGAGCTTAGAAGAAATGGATAAACTATGGAATGAAGCAAAACTTCAGGAGAAAAAGGATGATAAATAA
- a CDS encoding clostripain-related cysteine peptidase — protein MIKKLFTLFICTLSLAATFTSCGDEAIDVESVNKQTIFVFFPWTGDTRRTGLYSDLKNNVDSMCEGIVAKKGLNNSRVMVFMSQNYKKSYLIDLQYDGNTKTVIRDTLKTYDEATYTTAEGFAEILNEVKRRAEALNYSLIIGAHGCGWTYKSDWVHYPYMARPNAGFAQKGSTSYPTATGNFSGIQFGPDPNKPITRFFGSVSLEENALDVPTLAEGIKLSGTKMQYILFDACYMGNVETAYELKDVTNFLISSSSEIMGAGVPYKTVWSYLNSSAPNYSGFVNGVVNFYKNNRTPYCNMAAIDCRQMDNLASVMKEINSKYTLSSSVPLDSIQSLDGFSPNLFYDMSVYVDSLVPSGSLKDKFNSQMKLTIKAAAHTDEAYTMLMSDRGTTFKVKNYCGLSISDPSQHSVAIKGREKTAWWKATH, from the coding sequence ATGATCAAGAAGCTTTTCACCTTATTTATATGTACGCTATCTCTAGCAGCAACTTTCACCAGTTGCGGTGATGAAGCTATTGATGTAGAAAGCGTCAATAAGCAGACTATCTTCGTCTTCTTTCCATGGACGGGCGACACAAGACGCACAGGTCTATATAGTGATTTGAAAAATAACGTAGACAGCATGTGCGAAGGTATTGTTGCCAAGAAGGGATTGAACAATTCACGTGTAATGGTTTTCATGAGCCAGAATTACAAGAAGAGCTATCTTATAGATCTTCAATATGACGGCAATACGAAAACCGTCATTCGCGACACTTTGAAAACATACGATGAAGCTACATATACTACAGCAGAAGGATTTGCAGAGATTCTGAATGAGGTGAAACGCCGTGCTGAAGCCCTGAATTATTCGCTCATCATCGGAGCTCATGGCTGCGGATGGACCTACAAGAGCGATTGGGTTCACTATCCCTATATGGCAAGACCTAATGCTGGTTTTGCTCAGAAAGGAAGCACCAGCTACCCTACCGCTACCGGCAATTTCAGCGGAATACAGTTTGGTCCCGATCCCAACAAACCTATCACCCGTTTCTTCGGAAGCGTAAGTTTAGAAGAAAACGCTCTCGACGTTCCTACCCTGGCTGAAGGAATCAAACTCAGCGGCACCAAGATGCAGTACATCCTTTTCGATGCATGCTATATGGGCAATGTTGAGACTGCATACGAACTGAAAGACGTCACTAATTTCCTAATCAGTTCAAGTAGCGAAATAATGGGAGCCGGCGTTCCATACAAAACCGTATGGAGTTATCTCAACAGTTCAGCACCCAACTACTCAGGATTTGTCAACGGAGTTGTCAATTTCTATAAGAATAATAGAACCCCATATTGCAACATGGCAGCCATCGACTGCCGTCAGATGGATAATCTAGCTAGTGTGATGAAGGAAATCAATAGCAAATATACCCTCTCATCATCCGTTCCGCTCGATTCCATACAGTCTCTGGATGGTTTCTCTCCCAACCTCTTCTACGACATGAGCGTATACGTAGATAGTCTTGTTCCAAGCGGCTCTCTGAAAGACAAATTTAATTCACAGATGAAACTCACAATCAAAGCAGCAGCTCATACAGATGAAGCGTATACAATGTTAATGAGTGATAGAGGTACAACCTTTAAAGTAAAGAACTATTGCGGTCTTTCTATCTCCGACCCTAGCCAGCACAGCGTAGCTATCAAGGGCAGAGAGAAAACAGCATGGTGGAAAGCTACACACTAA
- a CDS encoding Fur family transcriptional regulator, which translates to MNSQDMINRLESKGIRPTANRILVMKTLMGEQNPQSLSNLERKMVSMDKSSIFRTLTLFLEHDVVHAFEDGRGVLCYELCEEKGACDHHDGHIHFYCESCQRSFCMEDIHIPSFELPEGFYPHSISFVIKGECPDCRKKHQ; encoded by the coding sequence ATGAACTCACAAGATATGATCAACAGGCTGGAATCGAAAGGCATTCGGCCAACCGCCAACCGCATACTCGTAATGAAGACCCTGATGGGCGAACAGAACCCGCAGAGTCTGAGCAATCTGGAACGAAAGATGGTTTCGATGGACAAGTCGAGCATCTTCCGTACCCTTACCCTCTTTCTGGAACATGATGTGGTACATGCCTTCGAAGATGGGCGAGGCGTACTCTGCTACGAACTCTGCGAAGAAAAAGGCGCCTGCGATCATCACGACGGGCATATTCATTTCTACTGCGAATCTTGCCAGCGTTCCTTCTGTATGGAGGATATCCATATTCCAAGTTTCGAGCTGCCCGAAGGCTTTTACCCCCACTCTATTTCCTTTGTCATCAAAGGCGAATGCCCGGATTGCAGAAAGAAACACCAGTAA
- a CDS encoding ribonuclease Z encodes MEPFKVHILGCGSALPTLQHSASAQIIEMRGKCFMMDCGEGAQMQFRRTHVHFAKINAIFISHLHGDHCFGLLGLLSTLGMLGRTAKLKVYAPESYGDLFKRQIDFFMQGMEYEIEFVPVDTEKSQVVYEDHSVTVETVPLQHRVPCCGYIFREKPTLPHIRRDMIDYYEIPVSQINNIKNGADWTTKEGDVIPNARLVMPAATPRSYAYCSDTRFVPGLAEKVKGVTVLYHESTYTSENEDRAKLYYHSTARQAATIARNAGVGKLLLGHYSARYNNEEVLLNEAKEVFAESYLTQEGKVFSIE; translated from the coding sequence TTGGAACCATTTAAAGTACATATATTGGGGTGTGGCAGTGCTTTGCCCACCCTTCAGCATAGTGCCTCGGCCCAAATTATTGAGATGCGTGGCAAATGCTTTATGATGGATTGTGGAGAGGGTGCCCAGATGCAGTTCCGTCGCACTCATGTTCACTTTGCTAAGATAAATGCTATCTTTATTTCGCATCTTCATGGTGACCATTGCTTTGGCTTACTGGGACTTCTTTCTACCTTAGGTATGCTGGGCAGAACGGCTAAGTTAAAGGTGTATGCACCAGAAAGTTACGGAGATTTATTTAAGCGTCAGATTGATTTCTTCATGCAGGGAATGGAATATGAAATAGAATTTGTTCCTGTAGATACCGAGAAGTCGCAAGTTGTATATGAAGATCATTCTGTAACCGTAGAAACCGTTCCTCTGCAGCATCGTGTGCCTTGTTGTGGGTACATCTTCAGAGAGAAACCGACATTGCCTCATATCCGTCGTGATATGATAGATTATTACGAGATTCCTGTAAGCCAGATTAATAACATCAAGAATGGAGCTGACTGGACTACGAAGGAGGGGGATGTAATACCTAATGCCAGATTGGTAATGCCTGCCGCTACTCCCCGCAGTTATGCTTATTGCAGTGATACCCGGTTTGTTCCTGGGTTGGCAGAAAAGGTAAAGGGGGTTACGGTGCTTTATCATGAGAGCACCTATACTTCGGAGAATGAGGACAGGGCTAAACTCTATTATCATAGTACGGCCCGACAGGCTGCAACTATAGCCAGAAATGCGGGTGTAGGCAAACTTCTTCTGGGACATTATAGTGCAAGATATAATAATGAAGAGGTATTGTTGAATGAAGCTAAAGAGGTGTTTGCGGAAAGTTATCTTACTCAGGAAGGTAAAGTGTTCTCTATAGAATAA
- a CDS encoding valine--tRNA ligase has translation MELASKYDPQAVESKWYQYWLDNKLFSSKPDGREPYTVVIPPPNVTGVLHMGHMLNNTIQDILVRRARMEGKNACWVPGTDHASIATEAKVVNRLAQQGIKKTDLTREEFLKHAWDWTHEHGGIILKQLRKLGASCDWDRTAFTMDETRSRAVIHVFCDLYKKGLIYRGVRMVNWDPKAQTALSDEEVIYKDEHSKLYHLKYYVVEQDCQQVDEENVIHKDEKGYYAVVATTRPETIMGDSAMCINPEDKKNTWLKGKHVIVPLVNREIPVIEDTYVDIEFGTGCLKVTPAHDINDHALGLKHGLETIDIFNDNGTISEAAGLYVGMDRMDVRKQISIDLQNAGLMEKIEDYNNKVGFSERTNVPIEPKLSTQWFLKMQHFADIALPPVMDDDIEFYPKKYKNTYRHWLENIKDWCISRQLWWGHRIPAYYFDNAGKKDFVVAETAEEALKLAQEKNANIKAEDLEQESDCLDTWFSSWLWPISLFDGIEHPDNEEINYYYPTSDLVTGPDIIFFWVARMIMAGYEYRGKMPFKHVYFTGIVRDKLGRKMSKSLGNSPDPLVLIDKFGADGVRMGMMLSAPAGNDILFDESLCEQGRNFNNKIWNAFRLVKGWETADIEQPKSAEIAVKWFDAKLKEVNEEMQKQFKDYRISEALMTVYKLFWDEFSSWYLEMVKPAYGQPIDQKSYDATLRFFDALLKMLHPFMPFITEELWQHIYDRKDGESIMREKLDIPAPTAEEQKLAADIEAVKQIIAGVRTVRNQKNIAQKEQLSLQVVGKNDFEAYNDVTLKMANLDKIEVIAEKSADASSFMVGTDEFAVPLGDLIDVAAEIEKAEAQLKHLEGFLMGVRKKLSNENFVAHAPEKVVALERKKESDSVEKIAALKATIEELKKK, from the coding sequence ATGGAATTAGCAAGTAAATACGATCCACAAGCAGTGGAAAGTAAATGGTATCAGTACTGGCTCGACAACAAGCTTTTCAGCTCTAAGCCAGATGGTCGTGAACCTTATACAGTGGTTATCCCTCCACCAAACGTAACGGGTGTGCTCCACATGGGACACATGCTCAACAATACTATCCAGGATATTCTCGTTCGCCGTGCTCGCATGGAGGGCAAGAACGCATGTTGGGTACCAGGTACTGACCATGCCAGTATCGCTACCGAGGCAAAGGTTGTAAACCGCCTCGCTCAGCAGGGCATCAAGAAGACCGACCTTACCCGCGAGGAGTTCCTCAAGCACGCTTGGGACTGGACTCACGAGCATGGTGGCATCATCCTCAAGCAGCTCCGCAAACTCGGTGCCAGCTGCGATTGGGACCGCACAGCATTCACCATGGACGAGACCCGCTCTCGTGCCGTTATCCACGTATTCTGCGACCTCTACAAAAAGGGGCTCATCTATCGTGGCGTGCGCATGGTTAACTGGGACCCTAAAGCTCAGACTGCACTCTCTGACGAGGAGGTTATCTACAAGGACGAGCACTCTAAGCTCTACCACTTGAAGTATTACGTGGTAGAACAGGACTGCCAGCAGGTGGATGAGGAGAACGTGATACACAAGGATGAGAAGGGATACTATGCCGTGGTAGCAACCACCCGTCCTGAGACTATCATGGGTGACTCTGCCATGTGTATCAACCCAGAGGATAAGAAGAATACCTGGCTGAAGGGTAAGCACGTTATCGTGCCTCTCGTAAACCGCGAGATTCCTGTCATCGAGGATACATACGTAGATATCGAGTTCGGTACTGGTTGCTTGAAGGTAACTCCAGCTCACGATATCAACGACCACGCACTCGGTTTGAAGCACGGTTTGGAAACCATCGATATCTTCAACGACAATGGTACCATCAGCGAGGCAGCAGGTCTCTATGTAGGTATGGACCGCATGGACGTGCGCAAGCAGATTTCCATCGACCTTCAGAACGCCGGTCTGATGGAGAAGATTGAGGACTATAATAATAAGGTGGGCTTCTCTGAGCGTACCAATGTGCCTATCGAGCCAAAGCTCTCTACACAGTGGTTCCTCAAGATGCAGCACTTTGCCGACATCGCCCTTCCTCCAGTAATGGACGATGATATAGAGTTCTATCCTAAGAAGTACAAGAACACCTATCGCCACTGGTTGGAGAACATCAAGGACTGGTGTATCAGCCGTCAGCTCTGGTGGGGTCACCGCATCCCAGCCTACTACTTCGACAATGCCGGCAAGAAGGATTTCGTGGTAGCTGAGACTGCAGAGGAGGCTCTGAAACTCGCTCAGGAGAAGAATGCCAACATCAAGGCTGAGGATCTTGAGCAGGAGAGCGACTGCCTCGACACCTGGTTCTCTTCATGGTTGTGGCCTATCTCTCTGTTCGATGGCATCGAGCATCCTGACAATGAGGAGATCAACTACTACTACCCTACTTCCGACCTCGTAACTGGTCCGGATATCATCTTCTTCTGGGTAGCACGTATGATCATGGCTGGCTACGAGTATCGTGGCAAGATGCCATTCAAGCACGTATATTTCACAGGTATCGTACGCGACAAGCTGGGCCGCAAGATGAGCAAGAGTCTCGGTAACTCACCAGACCCACTGGTTCTGATTGACAAGTTTGGTGCCGACGGTGTCCGTATGGGTATGATGCTCAGTGCTCCAGCCGGCAACGACATTCTCTTCGACGAGAGCCTCTGCGAGCAGGGACGTAACTTCAACAATAAGATCTGGAATGCCTTCCGCCTCGTGAAGGGTTGGGAGACTGCAGATATCGAGCAGCCTAAGAGTGCAGAAATCGCCGTGAAGTGGTTTGACGCCAAGCTCAAGGAGGTGAACGAGGAGATGCAGAAGCAGTTTAAGGACTACCGTATCTCTGAGGCATTGATGACTGTATATAAGCTGTTCTGGGATGAGTTCTCATCTTGGTACCTGGAGATGGTGAAGCCAGCTTACGGCCAGCCTATCGACCAAAAGAGCTACGATGCTACCCTCCGTTTCTTCGATGCCCTCCTGAAGATGTTGCATCCATTCATGCCATTCATCACCGAGGAGTTGTGGCAGCACATCTACGACCGCAAGGATGGCGAGAGCATCATGCGCGAGAAGCTGGATATTCCTGCACCTACAGCCGAGGAGCAGAAGTTGGCAGCCGACATTGAGGCAGTGAAGCAGATTATCGCCGGCGTTCGTACCGTTCGCAACCAGAAGAACATTGCCCAAAAGGAACAGTTGTCTCTTCAGGTAGTAGGCAAGAACGATTTCGAGGCTTACAACGACGTAACGCTGAAGATGGCGAACCTTGATAAGATTGAGGTCATCGCTGAGAAGAGTGCCGATGCATCAAGCTTCATGGTAGGTACCGACGAGTTTGCCGTACCATTGGGCGACCTCATCGACGTAGCAGCCGAGATTGAGAAGGCAGAGGCTCAGCTCAAGCACTTGGAAGGCTTCCTGATGGGCGTACGCAAGAAACTCAGCAACGAGAACTTCGTAGCTCACGCACCTGAGAAGGTAGTAGCCCTGGAGCGCAAGAAGGAAAGCGACTCTGTTGAGAAGATTGCTGCCCTCAAGGCAACCATCGAGGAACTCAAGAAGAAATAA